A single genomic interval of Christensenellaceae bacterium 44-20 harbors:
- a CDS encoding VanW family protein, translated as MMETEKKREDGQAGQEPGGGAKKSRKPLIISLLCIAAAALIAGGIFLISANAKKEEREQERLAIVQTDVFLQGISVGGIDISGMTMEEAQAELLYHNATLKDTLDVEIIYQDKVYPFAPAAAGITLSYEDSLARALRPISADGSYDQVMAEAEEIKTNGRDFPILVEWEDAKAKEYVAALAAEINVEPQNATFKMEKGQVSYIADVTGLELNEQELIEQLRGAFELGKKIQVEAPVQETEAEVKLADIEGKIVRRSVFETSFASSDANRSFNVTRATNAINGVVIKPGETFSMNDTIGPRTYSGGWKPAPAIINGGADKEMQAGGGVCQVSTTLYNAVVKADLEIVYRRNHSSKVGYVDAGLDATINTGTIDFTWKNNTNSDIFIVASAEGKKVRIEIYGEAWPEEYDEIRLTSDYIGSIAPKAMKITQDSTKPTGYEQIVRKEKSGSKYASYKHYYKDGKLVKKEFLANSTYNAVQGEKIVGTGAVQPTPTQPVTPTPTPTPQPTPTPTAPPQESTPAETDAPPTDGAGDTI; from the coding sequence ATGATGGAGACAGAAAAGAAGAGGGAAGACGGCCAGGCTGGACAGGAGCCGGGAGGCGGCGCAAAGAAAAGCAGAAAACCGCTGATTATTTCGCTGTTGTGCATTGCCGCTGCGGCTTTGATTGCGGGCGGTATTTTTCTGATTTCGGCAAATGCGAAAAAAGAAGAGCGCGAGCAGGAGCGCCTGGCGATTGTGCAGACAGATGTCTTTTTGCAGGGCATTTCGGTTGGGGGCATCGATATTTCGGGCATGACGATGGAAGAGGCCCAGGCAGAGCTGCTCTATCACAATGCGACGCTCAAAGACACGCTGGATGTTGAGATCATCTATCAGGATAAGGTCTATCCGTTTGCTCCGGCTGCGGCGGGGATTACGCTGAGCTACGAGGATTCCCTAGCGCGGGCGTTGCGGCCGATTTCGGCTGACGGCAGCTACGATCAAGTGATGGCGGAAGCTGAGGAGATTAAGACCAACGGCAGGGATTTCCCGATTCTTGTAGAATGGGAAGATGCGAAGGCAAAAGAGTACGTTGCGGCGCTGGCGGCGGAGATCAATGTGGAGCCGCAGAACGCGACGTTTAAAATGGAAAAAGGCCAGGTCTCCTACATTGCAGATGTAACCGGCCTGGAGCTGAATGAGCAGGAGCTGATTGAACAGCTGCGCGGCGCGTTTGAGCTGGGAAAGAAGATTCAGGTTGAGGCACCGGTGCAGGAGACGGAGGCGGAGGTTAAGCTGGCAGATATTGAGGGTAAGATCGTCCGGCGATCGGTTTTTGAGACTTCCTTTGCTTCTAGCGATGCCAACCGCTCTTTCAACGTAACCCGGGCGACCAACGCCATCAACGGCGTGGTGATTAAGCCGGGAGAGACTTTCTCCATGAACGACACGATTGGCCCGAGAACGTATTCGGGCGGCTGGAAGCCGGCGCCGGCGATCATCAACGGCGGCGCAGATAAGGAAATGCAGGCGGGCGGCGGTGTTTGCCAGGTTTCGACGACGCTTTATAACGCGGTCGTCAAGGCGGATCTGGAGATCGTTTACCGCAGAAACCATTCCAGCAAGGTTGGATATGTGGATGCAGGGCTAGACGCGACCATCAACACGGGGACGATCGACTTTACCTGGAAAAATAACACCAATTCGGATATTTTCATCGTTGCCTCGGCAGAGGGCAAGAAAGTGCGCATCGAAATTTATGGCGAGGCTTGGCCGGAAGAGTATGACGAGATTCGCCTCACTTCGGATTACATCGGCTCGATTGCGCCTAAGGCCATGAAAATTACGCAGGACAGCACTAAGCCCACAGGCTATGAGCAGATCGTGCGTAAAGAAAAGAGCGGTTCGAAATATGCTTCCTACAAGCACTACTATAAAGACGGCAAGCTGGTGAAAAAGGAGTTCTTGGCGAATTCCACCTACAACGCGGTGCAGGGAGAGAAAATCGTCGGGACAGGAGCTGTGCAGCCGACGCCTACGCAGCCGGTTACACCGACGCCTACCCCCACGCCACAGCCCACACCGACACCCACAGCTCCTCCTCAGGAGTCTAC
- a CDS encoding D-2-hydroxyacid dehydrogenase, which yields MRRIIVLDDEGLGNEPLGWEALAELGETRQYRQTPAEQVARRIGQSEIVLTNKAVIHRAVMDACPGMRYIGVLSTRYNVVDIEAAQERGIVVTNIPAYSTYAVVQHSMALLLEVCNHVHLHNEAVKAGRWENSPKYCFWEKPLIELVHKTMGILGLGAIGQGMARAAQALGMQVIAHTRTPRNLPGVREVGLEELLRQSDVLSIHCPLTQQTEGMIAAEQIALMRENAILINTASGKIVREEDVLAALEEGRIGFYLADVMASEPPCQGDRLAHHERSILTPHLAWSPIETRRRLVEIAISNVREYLRGNIQNSVIPAQGFAMAKNDK from the coding sequence ATGAGAAGAATTATCGTGCTGGACGACGAGGGGCTGGGAAACGAGCCGCTGGGCTGGGAGGCATTGGCGGAACTGGGGGAGACGAGGCAGTACCGCCAGACGCCGGCAGAGCAGGTAGCTAGGCGCATTGGGCAGAGCGAGATTGTTCTGACGAATAAAGCGGTGATACACAGGGCCGTTATGGATGCTTGCCCGGGCATGAGATATATTGGCGTGCTTTCTACGCGGTATAACGTTGTCGATATTGAGGCGGCGCAGGAGAGGGGGATCGTGGTTACGAATATACCCGCTTATTCCACCTATGCCGTGGTTCAGCACAGCATGGCGCTGCTGCTGGAGGTTTGCAACCATGTGCACCTGCACAATGAGGCGGTGAAGGCGGGAAGATGGGAAAACTCCCCGAAATACTGCTTTTGGGAGAAGCCGCTCATCGAGCTTGTGCACAAGACCATGGGCATTTTGGGGCTGGGCGCGATTGGCCAGGGCATGGCCAGGGCGGCGCAGGCGCTTGGGATGCAGGTGATTGCGCACACGCGCACGCCAAGAAATCTGCCGGGTGTACGGGAAGTCGGCCTGGAAGAGTTGCTGAGGCAAAGCGATGTGCTCTCCATCCACTGCCCGCTGACACAGCAGACCGAAGGGATGATTGCGGCTGAGCAAATTGCCCTGATGCGGGAAAATGCGATTTTGATCAACACGGCCAGCGGCAAGATTGTGCGCGAAGAGGACGTTCTGGCCGCGCTGGAGGAGGGCAGGATCGGGTTTTACCTGGCGGACGTGATGGCCAGCGAGCCGCCCTGCCAGGGCGATAGATTGGCGCACCACGAGCGGAGCATTTTGACGCCGCATCTGGCGTGGTCTCCCATTGAGACGCGCAGGCGGCTGGTGGAGATCGCGATCTCCAACGTTCGGGAATATTTACGGGGAAATATCCAAAATAGTGTGATTCCCGCTCAGGGCTTTGCCATGGCGAAAAATGACAAATAA
- a CDS encoding MarR family transcriptional regulator — protein sequence MEKKESYPHIYHLFTQIMKLSFAEAFPHFHELNMHPAQAELLYILYQNPGITQSLLAKMLYIAPSTVAISLNRLEESGYIYREKGADKRKSLVFLTDQGAQLVDAIDALFRQLDQQFTAMLAPDEIELLSSLLHKIRDGFAFSRMSACKTASAEPIPSLQDIIIQKGTRNV from the coding sequence ATGGAGAAAAAGGAATCCTATCCTCATATTTACCACCTCTTTACTCAAATTATGAAGCTGAGCTTTGCAGAGGCCTTTCCGCATTTTCATGAACTGAATATGCACCCTGCCCAGGCAGAGCTGCTCTATATTCTGTATCAAAATCCGGGAATCACGCAGTCCCTGCTGGCAAAAATGCTCTATATCGCCCCGTCCACTGTTGCCATTTCCCTCAACCGCCTGGAAGAATCCGGCTATATCTATCGGGAAAAGGGGGCGGATAAACGCAAGAGCTTGGTATTTCTAACAGATCAGGGTGCCCAGCTCGTGGATGCCATTGATGCGCTGTTCCGCCAGCTGGATCAACAGTTTACGGCGATGCTGGCGCCCGATGAAATCGAACTTCTCTCCTCCCTGCTTCATAAAATCCGCGATGGCTTTGCGTTTAGCCGCATGAGCGCGTGCAAAACCGCCTCTGCCGAGCCAATCCCATCGCTGCAAGATATCATCATTCAGAAAGGAACAAGAAATGTCTAA
- a CDS encoding ABC transporter ATP-binding protein, whose product MSKLLKFLKHHLFPVLLVLVLLIAEAFCDLALPTYTSEIVNTGIQQSGIEEPVPAVLSQESYFLLSSLLPSDQVGIMEHYVRSEDKNRLPKSLQSMSSDVQAFYLLKDLSEEELSSLESALSHPMLLCMAISGDMQAEGENADYAQNLFDGDLPIPEGVDPQQFFASLDQASKDAFLAEIYQKFDELPETILSQIGILFVQNEYENLGIDLGKISNRYILISGAKMLGLALTSMACTIAVCYLAAFIASSVGKELRSNVYRRVLSFSNEDIEKFSTASLITRTTNDVTNVTMAIVMLLRIVFYAPIIGAGGIVKVFGTSSGMTWILAVAVGIISLVMGTVFAVAMPKFKGMQKLVDKLNLVSREILTGLSVIRAFGTHKHEEERFDQANTALMKNGLFINRTMSLMMPLLMLLMNGIALLIVWNGGHSIDAGLLQVGDMMAFIQYTMQVIMAFLMITMVSIMLPRANVSAERIDEILSCEPSIAEPQKALPMAADQKGVVEFRDVSFHYPDGDEDVLEHISFTARPGETTAIIGSTGSGKSTLINLIPRLYDTTGGKVLVGGVEVSQQSLQALRESIGFVPQKGLLFSGTIESNIKFSDESLSDEAMKKAASIAQATEFIESSSLGYSRSIAQGGTNVSGGQKQRLSIARALASDPDILIFDDSFSALDYRTDAALRRAIKENTDNKTVIIVAQRISTIANAEQIIVLDDGKVAGIGTHRQLLDSCDVYRQIALSQLSEEELQK is encoded by the coding sequence ATGTCTAAACTACTGAAATTTCTAAAACATCATCTGTTTCCTGTGCTCCTCGTATTGGTGCTGCTCATCGCCGAGGCATTTTGCGATCTTGCCTTGCCGACGTATACATCCGAAATCGTCAATACAGGCATTCAGCAAAGCGGCATAGAAGAGCCCGTCCCAGCTGTGCTCAGCCAGGAGAGCTATTTCCTGCTTTCCAGCCTTCTGCCCTCCGATCAGGTTGGGATTATGGAGCATTATGTCCGCTCAGAAGATAAAAATAGGCTGCCCAAATCACTGCAAAGCATGTCCAGCGATGTGCAGGCATTCTACCTGCTCAAAGATCTAAGCGAAGAGGAGCTTTCCAGCCTGGAATCCGCGCTCTCTCATCCCATGCTGCTTTGCATGGCCATCTCCGGCGATATGCAGGCAGAGGGCGAAAACGCAGATTATGCCCAAAACCTGTTCGATGGCGATCTCCCCATCCCGGAGGGCGTCGATCCCCAGCAGTTCTTCGCCTCCCTGGATCAGGCCAGCAAAGACGCTTTTCTGGCAGAAATCTATCAAAAGTTCGATGAACTGCCCGAGACCATTCTCTCGCAGATTGGCATTCTCTTCGTGCAAAATGAATATGAGAATCTTGGCATCGATCTGGGCAAAATTTCCAACCGCTATATTCTGATCTCCGGCGCAAAAATGCTGGGTCTGGCCCTAACCTCTATGGCCTGCACGATTGCCGTATGCTATCTGGCCGCTTTCATCGCCTCCAGCGTGGGAAAAGAACTGCGGAGCAATGTGTACCGCAGGGTGCTCTCCTTCTCGAATGAGGATATCGAAAAATTCTCCACGGCCTCGCTCATTACGCGCACCACCAACGATGTAACCAATGTTACGATGGCCATCGTCATGCTGCTGCGCATCGTCTTCTATGCGCCCATCATCGGCGCCGGCGGCATCGTCAAAGTGTTCGGAACCAGCTCGGGTATGACCTGGATCCTCGCCGTGGCCGTCGGCATCATCTCTCTCGTGATGGGCACTGTCTTTGCCGTCGCCATGCCCAAATTTAAGGGAATGCAGAAACTGGTAGATAAGCTCAACCTCGTCTCCCGGGAAATTCTAACCGGCCTGAGCGTCATCCGTGCCTTCGGGACACATAAGCACGAGGAAGAACGCTTCGATCAGGCCAATACAGCCCTCATGAAGAACGGCCTGTTTATCAACCGCACCATGTCGCTCATGATGCCTCTGCTCATGCTCCTGATGAATGGCATCGCGCTGCTCATCGTCTGGAACGGCGGCCACAGCATCGATGCAGGCCTGCTGCAAGTCGGCGATATGATGGCGTTCATCCAGTATACCATGCAGGTCATCATGGCATTTTTGATGATCACGATGGTCTCCATCATGCTGCCCCGGGCCAATGTCTCGGCCGAGCGCATCGACGAGATTTTAAGCTGCGAGCCTTCCATCGCCGAGCCGCAAAAAGCCCTGCCCATGGCGGCAGATCAAAAAGGCGTTGTGGAGTTTCGCGATGTCAGCTTCCATTATCCGGACGGCGACGAGGATGTGCTGGAGCATATCAGCTTCACCGCCCGCCCCGGCGAGACAACCGCAATCATCGGTAGCACGGGCAGCGGCAAATCCACGCTCATCAACCTCATCCCGCGGCTCTACGACACCACCGGCGGCAAGGTGCTGGTGGGCGGCGTAGAGGTTTCCCAGCAGAGCCTGCAAGCACTGCGGGAATCCATCGGCTTCGTGCCGCAAAAGGGTCTGCTGTTCTCCGGAACGATCGAGTCCAATATCAAGTTCTCGGATGAATCTCTCAGCGACGAAGCCATGAAAAAAGCCGCCTCCATCGCCCAGGCGACAGAGTTTATCGAGAGCAGTTCTCTCGGCTATTCCCGCTCCATCGCCCAAGGCGGAACCAACGTCTCTGGCGGGCAGAAGCAGCGGCTTTCCATCGCCAGGGCGCTTGCAAGCGATCCGGATATCCTCATTTTTGATGATAGCTTCTCTGCCCTGGATTACCGCACAGACGCCGCGCTGCGCAGGGCCATCAAGGAGAATACGGATAACAAGACGGTCATCATCGTGGCCCAGCGCATCAGCACCATCGCCAACGCCGAGCAGATCATCGTCCTGGACGACGGCAAAGTCGCCGGAATAGGCACGCATCGGCAGCTTCTGGATTCCTGCGATGTCTATCGCCAAATCGCTCTATCTCAGCTTTCAGAGGAGGAACTTCAAAAATGA
- a CDS encoding ABC transporter ATP-binding protein, translating into MSEKKRSFGHPGGGHGPGGHMRAGEKAKDFKSSIKKLSRVLSRYKFSLLLVVVFAAAGAVFSIIGPKVLGNATTEIFNGLVSKISGGAGIDFGKIGRILLTLLGLYLASALFSFIQGVIMGNVSQKVSYGLRRDISIKIEKLPMSYYDKHTYGETLSRITNDIDTLTQSMNQSMSQVISSICTLVGVLAMMFSISWSMTLLVIVLLPISLALVMLIVKKSQKHFRAQQEYTGHINGHVEEAYGGHNVIKLFNNEQKSIEEFDALNHTLASAARKSQFLSGIMMPIMSLVGNLGYVGVSILGGILAMQGSITVGEIQSFIQYVRSFTQPINQIAQITNQLQSTAAAAERIFEFLEETEEPSSIQNPASTQNIQGHVAFENVHFGYSEDKIIINDFSADIAAGKKIAIVGPTGAGKTTMVKLLMRFYDVNSGRILVDGVDIRDYDRTQLRRCFGMVLQDTWLFSGTIMENIRYGNLNATDEQVYEAAKAARVDRFIRTLPGGYQMVLNEETGNVSQGQKQLLTIARAMVADPKILILDEATSSVDTRTEILIQQAMNNLMQGRTSFIIAHRLSTIRDADLILVMRDGDIVEQGSHEELLKKNGFYAELYNSQFEKTA; encoded by the coding sequence ATGAGTGAAAAGAAAAGATCGTTCGGCCACCCCGGCGGCGGCCACGGCCCTGGCGGCCATATGCGGGCAGGCGAAAAAGCAAAGGATTTTAAGAGCTCCATCAAAAAGCTCTCCCGCGTGCTCTCGAGATACAAATTCAGCTTGCTTCTGGTGGTCGTCTTCGCGGCCGCCGGCGCAGTTTTCTCCATCATCGGCCCCAAAGTGCTGGGCAACGCGACAACCGAAATCTTCAACGGCCTGGTCTCCAAAATCTCGGGCGGCGCGGGCATCGATTTTGGCAAAATCGGCAGGATTTTGCTGACGCTGCTCGGCCTGTATCTGGCCAGCGCACTGTTCTCCTTTATCCAGGGAGTCATCATGGGCAATGTCTCGCAGAAAGTCTCCTATGGGCTGCGCCGGGATATTTCCATTAAAATCGAAAAACTGCCCATGAGCTACTACGATAAGCATACCTACGGCGAAACGCTCTCGCGCATCACCAACGATATCGATACGCTGACGCAGAGCATGAACCAGAGCATGAGCCAGGTGATCTCATCCATCTGTACGCTCGTCGGCGTGCTGGCCATGATGTTCTCCATCAGCTGGTCCATGACGCTGCTGGTCATCGTGCTGCTGCCCATCTCCTTGGCGCTGGTCATGCTCATCGTCAAAAAATCCCAGAAGCATTTCCGCGCACAGCAGGAATATACCGGCCATATCAACGGCCATGTGGAAGAGGCCTATGGCGGGCATAACGTCATCAAGCTGTTCAATAATGAGCAAAAGAGCATCGAGGAGTTTGATGCGCTCAATCATACCCTCGCCTCTGCGGCGCGCAAATCCCAGTTCCTCTCGGGCATCATGATGCCCATCATGAGCCTGGTGGGCAATCTCGGCTATGTCGGCGTCTCGATTCTGGGCGGCATTCTGGCCATGCAGGGCTCCATCACCGTCGGCGAGATCCAGTCCTTCATCCAGTATGTCCGCAGCTTCACGCAGCCCATCAACCAGATCGCGCAGATCACCAACCAGCTGCAATCCACAGCGGCGGCGGCCGAGCGCATCTTCGAATTTCTCGAGGAAACCGAAGAGCCCTCTTCCATCCAAAACCCCGCCTCCACGCAGAATATCCAGGGGCATGTTGCGTTTGAAAACGTACACTTCGGTTATAGCGAAGATAAGATCATCATCAACGATTTCTCCGCAGATATCGCCGCCGGCAAAAAAATCGCCATCGTCGGGCCGACGGGCGCCGGCAAAACCACAATGGTCAAACTGCTCATGCGGTTCTACGATGTCAATAGCGGCCGCATTCTAGTCGATGGCGTGGATATCCGCGATTACGATCGGACGCAGCTGCGCCGCTGCTTCGGCATGGTTTTGCAAGATACCTGGCTCTTTTCCGGCACCATCATGGAAAACATCCGCTACGGCAATCTGAATGCCACGGATGAGCAGGTCTACGAGGCGGCCAAAGCTGCCCGGGTCGATCGCTTTATCCGCACGCTGCCCGGCGGCTATCAAATGGTGCTCAATGAAGAGACGGGCAACGTCTCCCAGGGGCAGAAACAGCTGCTCACCATTGCCCGGGCCATGGTCGCCGATCCCAAAATTCTGATTTTGGATGAGGCCACCAGCTCCGTCGATACCCGTACAGAGATCCTCATTCAGCAGGCGATGAACAACCTGATGCAGGGCCGCACGAGCTTCATCATCGCCCACCGCCTTTCCACCATCCGGGATGCGGATCTGATTCTGGTCATGCGGGACGGCGATATCGTCGAGCAGGGCAGCCACGAAGAGCTTCTTAAGAAAAACGGTTTCTATGCCGAGCTGTATAACTCCCAGTTTGAAAAGACGGCATAG
- a CDS encoding membrane dipeptidase, producing MLFDIHSDLFMDVDNRRAGGSRSAISENHSERLKEGGVTGMFAPLFINPYQSEELLHRKARSMFLSMSAELNDNRQIVAVARCAQDFLDAAQEGKLALMLGSEGLCYIGEEIAMIEVFYQLGMREVSLTWNEDNALASGAKGDPGRGLTQAGAALVRRVEELGMILDVSHINEKSFWDIAKIVKEPIMASHSNSYTLCPHPRNLKDDQLAFIREIGGVVGLNAYPEFVQQEQPLWNMERLADHMDYMIEKMGIEHVALGFDFADYMDEEDAHLSDFYSARHIPKLLEIFRRRGYTQADLDKITHENILRVIRARMG from the coding sequence ATGTTATTTGATATTCATTCGGATCTGTTTATGGACGTAGACAACCGGCGCGCTGGGGGCAGCCGCAGCGCGATCTCGGAAAACCACAGCGAAAGGCTGAAAGAGGGCGGCGTTACCGGCATGTTTGCGCCGCTGTTTATCAACCCCTATCAAAGCGAGGAGCTTTTGCATAGGAAGGCGCGCAGCATGTTTTTGAGCATGAGCGCAGAGCTGAACGACAATCGGCAGATCGTCGCGGTGGCCAGATGTGCGCAGGATTTTTTGGATGCAGCGCAGGAGGGAAAGCTGGCGCTGATGCTGGGCAGCGAGGGGCTTTGCTATATCGGCGAGGAAATCGCGATGATCGAGGTGTTCTATCAGCTGGGGATGCGGGAAGTCAGCCTGACCTGGAACGAGGACAATGCGCTGGCCAGCGGCGCGAAGGGTGATCCCGGGCGCGGGCTGACGCAGGCGGGAGCTGCGCTGGTTCGGAGAGTGGAAGAGCTGGGGATGATTCTGGACGTTTCGCACATCAATGAAAAGAGCTTTTGGGACATTGCAAAGATCGTCAAAGAGCCCATCATGGCATCGCATTCCAACTCCTACACGCTTTGCCCACATCCGCGGAATTTGAAGGACGATCAGCTGGCGTTTATTCGGGAGATTGGCGGCGTCGTCGGGTTAAACGCATACCCGGAATTTGTGCAGCAGGAGCAGCCGCTTTGGAATATGGAGCGGCTGGCCGACCATATGGATTATATGATCGAAAAAATGGGCATTGAGCATGTCGCCCTGGGTTTTGACTTCGCGGATTATATGGATGAGGAAGATGCGCACCTTTCGGATTTTTACAGCGCGCGGCATATTCCGAAGCTTCTGGAGATTTTCCGCCGCCGGGGCTATACGCAGGCGGATTTGGACAAAATCACGCATGAAAACATTTTGCGGGTGATCCGGGCGCGGATGGGATAA
- a CDS encoding gamma-glutamyl-gamma-aminobutyrate hydrolase family protein: protein MKTIGITCSRTDEYRSGISREYSEAVIRARALPFLLPVTTDGQAIWEQVSRMDGVLLSGGYDIAPSYYGQQPHRNLGKVDGMRDEYEMKILEAAMAQKKPVLGICRGIQLMNVYFGGTLLQDVLSAGPQIFGHDQTCERYLPSHEIEIELGSWLEGILGRRAMVNSFHHQAVDTVAAGFCVTARAGDGIIEAMEDPARNCYAVQFHPEMMAERDSRAQAVFDAFAAML from the coding sequence ATGAAAACAATCGGCATTACTTGTTCCCGGACGGATGAATACCGATCCGGGATTAGCAGAGAATATTCAGAGGCGGTGATCCGGGCGCGCGCGCTGCCTTTTTTGCTGCCCGTAACCACAGATGGGCAGGCGATTTGGGAACAGGTTTCCCGCATGGACGGCGTGCTCTTAAGCGGCGGATACGACATTGCGCCGAGCTATTACGGACAGCAGCCCCATCGGAATTTGGGCAAAGTGGACGGGATGCGGGATGAATACGAGATGAAAATCCTGGAGGCGGCGATGGCACAGAAAAAGCCGGTTCTGGGCATTTGCAGGGGGATTCAGCTGATGAACGTCTATTTTGGCGGCACGCTTTTGCAGGACGTTTTAAGCGCAGGCCCGCAGATTTTCGGGCACGACCAGACCTGCGAGCGCTATTTGCCTTCCCATGAGATTGAAATTGAGCTGGGAAGCTGGCTGGAAGGGATTTTGGGACGGCGCGCCATGGTCAATAGTTTTCACCATCAGGCGGTGGATACGGTTGCGGCGGGGTTTTGCGTGACGGCCAGAGCGGGGGACGGCATCATCGAGGCGATGGAGGATCCGGCGAGAAACTGCTATGCCGTTCAGTTCCATCCGGAGATGATGGCAGAAAGGGACAGCAGGGCACAAGCGGTATTCGACGCCTTTGCGGCGATGCTTTAG
- a CDS encoding glutamate-5-semialdehyde dehydrogenase translates to MEQVRKLAEQAKRASEILGILKEEQKNAALEKMAQALLDHTQEILAANAQDLEAARQRGTSQAMLDRLALTAERIAGMAEGIRKVIALPDPVGEVLEEWTAQSGIRIEKRRVPFGVVGIIYEARPNVTSDAAALCIKTGNAALLKGGSDALGSNLAIAGVLKEALAAAGLPSEAIGMIADPSREAANEMMRMNDLVDVLIPRGGAGLIAAVVKNATVPVIETGVGNCHVYVDESADLQMAERIIINAKTSRPSVCNAIENLLVHEGIADAFLPRIFAALREKGVEIRGDALCQRYGALPASEEDYRTEFLDYIIAVKVVKDVKQAVWHINDYGTRHSECIVTGDSASADYFTGHVDAAAVYVNASTRFTDGEEFGFGAEIGISTQKLHARGPMGPRELTSYKYVVRGTGQIR, encoded by the coding sequence ATGGAGCAGGTTAGGAAGCTGGCAGAGCAGGCAAAGCGGGCCAGCGAGATACTGGGAATTTTAAAAGAAGAGCAGAAAAACGCGGCGCTGGAGAAAATGGCGCAGGCTCTGCTGGATCATACGCAGGAGATTCTGGCTGCCAACGCGCAGGATCTGGAGGCAGCCCGGCAAAGGGGGACGAGCCAGGCAATGCTGGATCGGCTGGCGCTGACGGCAGAGCGGATTGCCGGCATGGCAGAAGGGATCCGCAAGGTGATCGCGCTGCCAGACCCTGTGGGAGAGGTTTTGGAAGAGTGGACAGCGCAGAGCGGCATTCGGATAGAGAAAAGGAGAGTGCCGTTTGGGGTTGTCGGGATCATCTATGAGGCGCGGCCCAACGTAACATCGGATGCGGCGGCGCTCTGCATCAAGACGGGCAATGCGGCGCTGCTAAAAGGCGGGAGCGATGCGCTGGGCTCTAACCTGGCCATTGCCGGGGTGCTGAAAGAGGCGCTTGCGGCGGCAGGGCTTCCGAGTGAGGCCATCGGGATGATTGCCGATCCTTCCAGAGAAGCGGCAAACGAAATGATGCGCATGAACGATCTGGTGGACGTGCTCATTCCAAGAGGCGGCGCGGGGCTGATCGCGGCGGTGGTGAAAAACGCGACAGTTCCCGTGATCGAGACGGGCGTGGGCAACTGCCATGTGTATGTCGATGAGAGTGCGGATTTGCAGATGGCGGAGCGCATTATCATCAACGCAAAGACATCCCGGCCTTCGGTCTGCAATGCGATCGAGAATTTGCTCGTGCACGAGGGCATTGCAGATGCCTTTTTGCCCAGAATCTTTGCGGCGCTGAGGGAGAAGGGCGTGGAGATCCGCGGGGATGCGCTCTGCCAGCGCTATGGGGCGCTGCCGGCCTCCGAGGAGGATTACCGCACGGAGTTTCTCGATTATATTATTGCAGTCAAAGTGGTGAAAGATGTGAAGCAGGCTGTGTGGCATATCAATGATTATGGGACGAGGCATTCAGAGTGCATCGTTACGGGAGATTCGGCCAGCGCGGATTACTTCACAGGGCATGTGGATGCGGCGGCGGTTTACGTCAACGCTTCTACGCGCTTTACAGACGGCGAAGAGTTTGGCTTTGGCGCTGAAATCGGCATCAGCACGCAAAAGCTTCACGCCAGAGGCCCGATGGGGCCCAGAGAGCTGACGAGCTACAAATATGTCGTCAGAGGCACAGGGCAAATTCGATAG
- a CDS encoding thioredoxin family protein, with protein MKEITVIMEEGCPYCEEAEKLIQIVQKEYPEVHICRIGSDTKESEPYDFYFLPAGFIGEKRVFHGACTEKEIRRAFEEANQDKAD; from the coding sequence ATGAAAGAGATAACGGTCATTATGGAGGAAGGCTGCCCCTATTGCGAGGAGGCAGAAAAACTGATCCAAATAGTGCAAAAAGAATATCCGGAAGTGCATATCTGCCGGATTGGAAGCGATACAAAAGAGAGCGAGCCCTACGATTTCTATTTCCTGCCCGCCGGATTTATCGGCGAGAAGCGCGTTTTTCACGGCGCATGCACGGAAAAGGAAATCCGCCGGGCTTTTGAAGAGGCAAACCAGGATAAAGCAGACTAA